From Macadamia integrifolia cultivar HAES 741 unplaced genomic scaffold, SCU_Mint_v3 scaffold46, whole genome shotgun sequence, a single genomic window includes:
- the LOC122068842 gene encoding uncharacterized protein LOC122068842, translating to MATSDSGGPTVSTEASTYDPSKDPTRKAKSKDPGWKYGYWPDLNDKNLVRCTLCGKDAKGGIKRLKQHLIGGYGDISKCPKTTAAIAREMHEAIMRNQKRKPDVFDEDYSVDHQQGEDLAEEIESGGQLQSASKRNKANVITPTVVKSPIDSYLRRTPKEIVGERRSKGSIQTTIQSSLRSNADKKKTNAYVAKWFYEAGIPFNTVKLRSFEEMVEAIAQFGSGYKHPSYHELRVPLLQDEKAQIDCIKKKYEDYWKRYGCTLMSDGWTDKRNMLFQLLDSKIEEIGEDNVVQVATDNAANYVAAGRMLMQKRNKLCWTPCVAHCLDLMLEDIGKLKAYITIKRAKTMTSFIYRHYKLVDALRKKTNGIDLVRSGVTRFATSFLTLQSLYKNKDALKQLFVSDHWNSSKLSKTESLGGKHMDLRPLHFNNMQYAYYAFVAPLPVVSSIGAHLILRAQGSTSAANICYTRRGRGRATVEESSDDEVEEEVHDVVRDDEDIEEDFGDGPIDTMSQQQQEGEEVDVDLLA from the exons ATGGCTACTAGTGATAGTGGCGGGCCTACTGTTAGCACTGAAGCATCAACATATGACCCAAGCAAAGATCCAACAAGGAAAGCCAAATCAAAAGACCCCGGGTGGAAATATGGATATTGGCCAGATcttaatgataagaacttagtgcGATGTACACTTTGTGGAAAAGATGCCAAAGGAGGAATCAAAAGGCTTAAGCAACATTTAATTGGTGGGTATGGAGATATATCAAAGTGCCCAAAAACAACTGCAGCAATCGCTAGAGAGATGCATGAAGCTATCATGCgaaatcagaagaggaagcCTGATGTATTTGATGAGGATTATTCTGTTGATCATCAGCAGGGAGAGGATTTGGCTGAAGAGATAGAAAGTGGAGGGCAACTCCAGTCTG CTTCCAAAAGGAATAAAGCTAATGTTATTACACCAACAGTAGTAAAGAGTCCGATAGATTCTTATCTTCGACGGACTCCTAAAGAaatagttggtgagaggagGTCTAAAGGTTCTATCCAGACAACAATACAAAGCAGCTTAAGATCAAATGCagacaaaaagaaaactaatgcatatgttgcaaaatggttttatgaAGCTGGCATCCCATTCAATACAGTCAAGTTAAGGAGCTTTGAAGAGATGGTTGAAGCCATTGCGCAGTttgggtcaggatataagcACCCTTCTTACCATGAGTTGAGAGTGCCCTTGCTACAGGATGAAAAAGCTCAGATTGACTGTatcaagaagaaatatgaagattatTGGAAAAGGTATGGGTGCACTCTtatgtctgatgggtggactGACAAGAGAA ACATGTTATTTCAGCTGCTTGatagtaaaattgaagaaattggggaGGATAATGTGGTACAAGTAGCTACAGACAATGCAGCTaattatgttgcagctggtagaatGTTGATGCAAAAACGGAATAAGCTTTGTTGGACTCCTTGTGTAGCTCATTGTTTGGACCTCATGTTAGAGGACATTGGCAAGTTGAAAGCTTATATAACAATAAAGAGGGCAAAAACAATGACAAGTTTTATCTACAGACATTAcaaacttgttgatgctttgaggaaaaagacaaatgGGATAGATCTGGTGAGGTCTGGAGTTACAAGATTTGCTACCTCATTCTTGACACTACAAAGTTTGTACAAGAACAAGGATGCCTTGAAACAATTATTTGTATCTGATCATTGGAATAGTTCTAAGTTGTCCAAGACAGAG tctcttggtgggaAACACATGGATCTTCGGCCCCTACACTTCAACAATATGCAATACGCATATTATGCCTTTGTTGCTCCGCTTCCAGTTGTGAGctcaattggagcacatttgatttt GAGGGCTCAAGGATCAACAAGTGCAGCCAATATTTGCTACACACGTCGTGGTAGGGGGAGGGCCACTGTTGAGGAATcgtcagatgatgaagttgaagaagaggtccacGATGTTGtgcgtgatgatgaagatattgaagaagactTTGGTGATGGGCCAATTGATACTATGAGTCAGCAACaacaagagggagaagaagtagATGTTGATTTGTTAGCTTGA